Within Takifugu flavidus isolate HTHZ2018 chromosome 12, ASM371156v2, whole genome shotgun sequence, the genomic segment gcacacaccttaACACTCAAACAGACCCAAACAGTTATTTAATATGCGTCAAGAGGCAAAGGGAGACAGGGTGTTTCCAAGACGAGAGCTAAATACTTCAGGCTGCGTGCTGAAAACTCTGAAAGCAGTCCAAAAATTGGAGCCAAATAATGTGAAATATCACGTGTGGCTCCAGAAGAGGCAAACACGGACCGCTTTGTGTTTACAGGCGCACTCACAATGACACATAGATGTTTAAACCGCACGCCCACAACTTCAACACTCTGGGCTTTGATTAACGATGTCCGGCAGGTAACGAGGCAATTTTTAAAGTCGCTCCTTAAAGGCGTCTCATAAACAACATTTCATCAGCCCGATCTGCTAGCAAAGCTTTACGTGGGGGGAGCGGATTACTAATCACGCCACTGCAGATTTATGTAGGTTAAATCAAGACCGCGTTTAAGGAGATGTGGCAAATTATTAATAGATTATCCATTAGCGGGTGAGCCACTCAAAGTTGAAATTATGCCAAAAAGTCGTGGCTTTAAACTAGCAAGATTTTGTTTACAGCAGAGCCATCAGCCTGGACAACTGGgggtttgttttaatttttttcttttcttatgaAAATGGAAGACTCCAAAAGGTAAAATTGGCGTTAACCTGGGAGGTTTGGATGAAtctgtgatttgttttttttttttttacacattttaaatcaattttatttaaagctAGCTGCATCTGCAGATGTGAAGTATTGGATGCTTTTATGCTTCTAGCACGCTATGTTATTATCACAGCACAGACAGGTGTGCAATTGGAGTTTAAATCTAGATATTTTAATGCATCTTCAGCTCTGTGGCATGAATTTTAAAATCACAGGGATTATAGGATGCTGCAATCTAAGCTAAACCAGTTTATTATTAGCtgtaataacacaaacacatccaaCATATGGGAGATTTTTGCACAGTCAAGGAGACACAAGGCCATTTGAGGCCTGGTGAAATCCACTCAATAAAGAAGAACAATGTTGCTGAGTCAGAAAGGTGCATTTTTACTGGCTGGGCTGACAGACAGGACCACATGGGAAAAAGCCAACGCCATACGACCCCACAGGCTGCTGCAATATGTACCTAATGGCTGAGTGGGTCAGTAAGACGAGCTAGAACCGTGAGTAAAGTAGGTTATGCACACAACGGGAAAGCCTAGCGAGGATATGCAAAAACAGATGCACCAGATGCTGCAACACGTGTCTTGAAAGCGTCGGTGCCGCACCCGCAGGAGGGTGAATCCCACCGTTCACGGAGCTGTTGGCATCGCATGGAGACAAAACCAGACTCCAAACCAAGGACCAGGTTATTTACTGAAACTACCAACGGTCCTGTCTGCTGGATGAGGTCAACTTTTAAAGGCTGAAGGAGCAACTGTCACTCTTCACTAGTATCAGTATTTGTTCTCTCCGCCTCCTACTGCCCAGCTTCTGTGCTCACACACTACACGGTTCTTGCGTTAGTGTCTCTGCTGTCACAATAGAAAGTTGTGGCACTGTCTGGTACTGGTCGATAGGCCGAGTATAGAGAAAGACTTCTCTGTAGAGGGCTGACAAAACCACTCGGCGCTCAGTTCTTGTGTTGACAAAATTTAACTCGTTTCTCATATCAAGTCCTTTTTCATGCAAAGTACAGCAACCTGGAGCCGTGTCACTGGATTGCTGCATCCATCAATGCATGCAATAATCAAAATTTCCTTGCTGCAGTGCTCTTCCTGGCACATCCTGCAGAGCTGCGTGCACGGCAGCACCAGAAACTACCAAACACCATCATAACGCGAATTGCGTAATAGGACCACAGACCCTGACATTGTGCCTGGGCTGTTTTTGTACACTGGCGCTGACTGGTTCATTACCAGTAGCACAGGTGTACGATGCTGGTCTGaacacagagtgtgtgtttacagcgcGTGTTTCCCAGCAGCCCCGATGGTCAGAGCTCTTCCTGGCAGTGATGATGGCTGCAGGGGGTGAAAGGTGCAGGCAGTCATTGGTGCGctacctgcaggagctccacTCCGAGCCTCCGACAGAACCACGTGACCCCGGCAGGAACTCAGATCAAAGTTTCTACCAGCGCGTGATGTCGGCTCGTTTTCGATATCTTCTTCAAATACGCGAGGTGTCAACTTGTGGTCAAAAGTTATGTAACTCTGCCCAGCCGCAGCCTCAATTAGCATTTCGGCTAACTATTTCCCACAgaacacactcacgcacactcacCTCGCTCTTGGTTATGCGGTGTCTGGCGAGCTTCACGACGGCAAAATTGCCCTTTCCTAAAGTGCGCTCGATGTCGTAGAACCCGACTCGGACAGGACCCCGGATCTGCGGCTTCTGGACGCTGTCAGCCATGACCATGCTGTTCGGAGTGGAACTGTTTGTGGACGAGCTGAAGGTGGCGAGGCGAGCTGGGGACGCACGGGGAAGGGAGGGCGATAGGGGGGCTCCGCACACGGGCAGTTACGGAGAAAGACGAAGGGGAACCAAACCGCCCGCCGCCGTCTCttctgccgccgctgccgctcgAAGCGCGTCCATCAAAAATCGACAAAGTTGGTTCCTGCGTCGCCCGGCCAGCATGAACGCCACTGTGGCTAAAGCTCTCCGTCAGTGTGGCGATACGAAGCCGGccatttgctgctgctgggggtgggtgggtgggggggtgtcacacCACGTTCTCAAATACAATAGGTCTGTAATATCACCGCTTGTGGTGCCTCTATCAGCTACACAGCACACGAGTTGACTTGCAAAGAGGCATCATGTTCTCCCGTTGACGTGTATTGACGTCAAAGCCATGGGGTATTTGtacagggggcggggcttcggAGCCGCTCCACACTTCAGTGCCAATTGGTTGCCTAGACAACCAGACCCACCTCTTACGTCAACCGGTAAAATTGCTATTCTGAAATGTGTTCGCCTGCCTGCGCTTCTCGATAGCACGCATGGGTAACTTTGAAGTTGCTCCCCTCAGGTGCGTTAAAACGCACGCTTCAAAGCGCATGCACGACACTGTTTCTGACACTTCCCCCTTTGTGCGCGTTCGCAGTAGCATGCAAGAATGCgaggaataaataaaagttttgcACATTTTTGACAGAAAGCAAATCTCacaaagctttatttataaTTCTGACAGTGCAAATGAGaaacaaatgcagcatttgCTAAATAACAATGTTAAAGCATTTCTATATAGTTAGGTGAAATTATATAACGCATAAGACCTTTTGCGGAACTATTTTTTTATCCAGCTTCTATAGACGCCTCTATCATCTGCATTACAGCGCCCTCTGTTGGTCAGAATAGAAAGCTAAACCGTGGCTGTACAGTTTTGTATTTTAACTCCTCCGTCTGGGCACATTGCTAGCAGATGTTGTAACTCACAACTCTCTCCTTTGATAACTtttttatctgtatttattaatTTCATTAATAGATTTCAACTACAGCACTGTCCCGTTCAGCCTCCAAACCTCATCCGAAACCCTGTAATTCAGTCATTAGTAAAATGCAGGTAGGCGTCACATGCTTCAGCTCAAAGGAACAAAGAAAGTTCGATGACTTAAGTGGCCAGGCAACACTTCGAAGGCCTCCGCTGTCACGCGTAGACTTTCCGAGTATAAGAGTTCCAGATGTGCTGATGGCATTTCCTGTCTAACACTTTCCTAGAACATACTCAGGCCTCCCTTTACTTGCTCTCTATGTGTTTCCAAGACACTGACCAAAAACACGCTCGGCTTTTACTAACCCAGACATCTGCGTTCAATAAAGTAGGATCCGTTATTAGTTTGCACTTGCAGGGGCTTACATGTGTTCAGATGCAGAGGAATGAGTTCACATTCCACACTCCCAAAAAGCCCAGAGAGGTTCTCACACAGGCCAGAGTCGGGAAAAGCCACAGCTTTGGGGTTTGGTGGGGTCAGCACAGCGCTGTCATCAGTGCTTCCGCCTGTACTGTCCTGTTCCCTGACATCAGAGTATAAACAGGAAAGCTTCCCTAGGGCTGACACAACTCGGAGAAAGTGGGAATATTCTTTTACAGGCCAGAGAGCCATCATgggctctttttttaatcttttatggACATCAAATTGGAAAATCGGGGCATTTATTTGGATGGTTTATGGCATAATCACCAAATCTTGCCTAACATGGTTAAACATATAAATATCTGCATTAACAAAGCTATTGTAAACAGTCGCAagtttaaatgctttttttccctttttgggGAGATTTGACAAGCCTGATTTGGTAAGCCTGGTTTATAAATGTTCAGGTATCAACAATAAACCATTTATAgatgaatataaatatttaatatatttcacAAGGTTACACAGCAGAGTTGCAATGATAAAGTAAATCAACAGAGAGGTTTATTCAGACCAAATATCCGTCCGTTAGCATGCCGGTATTGTTAGCTCAAAGCACAGATTTACTATTGTACCATATCTGTACACTCACTAGTCTGGTTATTAATGAAAATCATGTTTAATAGAGAGTATTTGTCAAGTTTTACATGCATTATTACTGTGGTTTATGTTCCCAGTTCTGGTTATATGAAGTTGtattcccagaatgcacctgtgAAGAGAAATCTCTGGACACAACTTTACAGTCAGGTGTGGAAGCAGAAAGAGATGAAGAACGCTGGCTTCTGTCGCCAGTGTTACCCGTAGATTTCATTCTCCACCCAGCCGCTGCGGCCACGGCCGCGCCGACTCTGAGCTTTGGAGCTCTCGTAAATATCGTTGGTGACGAAGCAGCTTTCCCTCTCTGGGCACGGCACATTCTCATAATCATTGCACTGGGATTGCTGGGGAGGAAGGCCAGGGTACTTTGTCACCACGTCCGCAGGCGGGCCACCGTCCAGTTTGGTAATGTCGCTAAAGGCATAAGGTCCTTGTACGGCATATGGTGAGACTGCGCCCCCCATCTGAGGCTTAGATCTGCTGGTGTTGGTCTGTGTCTTCCTCCTGGAGGAGACCCAAGAGACCCAGAGAATGTTGGAGAATAAATGAGTCTTTCGTGTCCAAAGGCCTACTTGTGTAACACCTTCTCTGTCTGTACCTCTTAGCGTGATGTTTGTAGCAGAAGAAGCCTGCAGCTGCAatcaggagcagcaacagtgcCGGAACGGTTCCGTACAGGACATAGGAAATGTACGGGAGCGTTTCTGAGACCGAcactgcaaaataaaaatatctaCCTATCAATACAGTAAAAGGTTTAGCAAAACACCGTAACCTGATTTAATAAAGATGGATAAGAGTGATATGAATTCAGCTCCTTCTAAAGTTATGAACAAAGacatgaagaaaagaaacacagtAGTGAGCCAGCTGTACCTGTCTCAGTTAGTCCCATTTTTATTCTCTCATTTGTTTCTGTGGTAGTCGACGCCACGGCTGGTCTGAGCGACGGAACTGTGGAAAACCATAAAGCACAATGATCCACGTGATCCATTATGCCTACAAAAGCACAACTACAGGCACTTGGCGATGCGCACGAGGCGGAGAGTTTCTAAATGTACCTGCATtggctcctctgctctcttcctctctaaATACTGGTGTCTTTACTGTGGACGACAGGAAACGCGAAAGGTCATAGAGACAGTTGATGAAATGCAAAGACACGAAACACTAAATCCCATTtggcagaaaagcagaaactaAAGTGAAGGTGAGGCTGTCCAGCCCACACGTATGTTTaatcatgtatttattttgcaATTTCCGTGCCAACCGGTGGTCAGTGCACTACATCACGGGCTCCTGACCCTTCTGTAAGCGCAGTGTTGTGATATCAGTCAGAAAGTACGTTTTTGGGCTGATAAGAAATGCACACATTTCCGGCTCCACCGGTCTGAACCGcttcctctcaggtcctcaTCTGAAACATGT encodes:
- the laynb gene encoding chondrolectin gives rise to the protein MDFMKLFGTVIAVLFHPGCASRLNGQKICRRGTERPCYKVSYIQDSRRRLTFEDASRACRMEGGELLSIQTESEQRLIERFIHQLQAGDGDFWIGLRRSPERSSSGASPVCPSQYYWLDGSKAKYRNWHWDEPSCGGEMCVVLYYQPSAPPDEDGHFLFQWNDNNCNSKNNFVCKYSEVKTPVFREEESRGANAVPSLRPAVASTTTETNERIKMGLTETVSVSETLPYISYVLYGTVPALLLLLIAAAGFFCYKHHAKRRKTQTNTSRSKPQMGGAVSPYAVQGPYAFSDITKLDGGPPADVVTKYPGLPPQQSQCNDYENVPCPERESCFVTNDIYESSKAQSRRGRGRSGWVENEIYG